In Streptomyces sp. NBC_00704, a genomic segment contains:
- a CDS encoding YgaP-like transmembrane domain, producing the protein MNVAAFLAGTTGRAVRAAAGIAMIAIGATAGGAWWILAAAGLLPLAAGVFDFCLIGPLMRMPLTGTAFRRRLAPPR; encoded by the coding sequence ATGAACGTCGCCGCTTTCCTCGCAGGCACCACCGGCCGGGCCGTACGCGCCGCGGCGGGCATCGCTATGATCGCGATCGGCGCCACGGCCGGAGGCGCCTGGTGGATTTTGGCCGCCGCCGGGCTGCTGCCGCTGGCGGCTGGCGTGTTCGACTTCTGCCTGATCGGCCCGCTGATGAGGATGCCGCTCACCGGCACCGCCTTCCGCCGGCGCCTGGCCCCACCCCGCTGA
- a CDS encoding DUF302 domain-containing protein, with the protein MAYSRTVHVDGDFEETVSAVREALAGQGFGILTEIDVQATLKEKLGHEMEDYLILGACNPPLAHQAIQADRSIGLLLPCNVVVRTDGDRIAVQALDPGTMVTLTGQDALKPVAEEATRRLDAALSALTGPPA; encoded by the coding sequence ATGGCCTACAGCCGCACCGTGCACGTGGACGGCGACTTCGAGGAGACCGTGAGCGCCGTACGCGAAGCACTGGCCGGGCAGGGCTTCGGGATCCTCACCGAGATCGACGTGCAGGCCACGCTGAAGGAGAAGTTGGGCCACGAGATGGAGGACTACCTGATCCTCGGCGCCTGCAACCCGCCCCTGGCCCATCAGGCGATCCAGGCGGACCGCTCCATCGGTCTGCTCCTGCCCTGCAACGTCGTCGTCCGCACCGACGGCGACCGCATCGCCGTCCAGGCCCTCGACCCCGGCACCATGGTCACCCTGACCGGCCAGGACGCCCTCAAGCCCGTAGCCGAGGAAGCCACCCGCCGCCTCGACGCCGCCCTGTCCGCGCTCACCGGACCGCCCGCATAG